The Dyadobacter sp. 676 DNA window CTCGGGTATTTCGCATGCCGGCTACCTGCTCATCGCATTGACTGCTCTTACCAAACCCAGCCAGAACGCCATTATTTTTTACTCCCTCGCCTATTCGCTTTCCACCATTGCGGCGTTCGGGGTACTGATACTCGTTTCGAAAGAGAAAAGCATCGAAGGCCAACCGAATGATCGCTACGAAGCATTCAATGGTTTGGCAAAGCAAAATCCACTGCTGGCATTCGTACTGGCAGTATCCATGCTGTCGCTGGCAGGTATCCCGCTTACAGCGGGCTTCTGGGGGAAATTCTTCATCTTTACCAGCGCGGCCGAGCGCGGCATTATGTGGATAACGGTGATCGCCGTATTGATGTCGACTGTCGGTATTTACTATTATTTCCGCGTTATCATTTCTTCTTATTTTAAAGAGGGCGACACGGTGAAAATCCGCGTGGCGCCATTCTATCAGATCATTCTGGTCCTGGCTACCTTCCTGACAATCCTGTTCGGTCTGGCCCCCGGTATTTTCGAGAAACTGATATAAAGATTTGTAATTAATACTTTGCGAAAAGAGCTGTACATTTTTGCAGCTCTTTTTTTGTGACCAAATGTCCGATCGGACGTATCAAGGATATCCATTATCTTAAACGATATCCCGATGCAAACAAAACAGCACACCTATCCATTCGGCACATTCGCGCCGGAAGACCTCCTCGGCCGCGAACCGGTTGTACTTGATCCTCGCAATATCATCCGCGAAATGCGGGACCGGATAGTCATGATTACCGGTGCCGCAGGGACGATCGGCAGCGAGCTCGCCTCACAGGTATGCACATACGCCCCGGCGAAGGTCATTCTGGTGGATCAGGCAGAAACCCCGCTGCACGATCTGGACCTTTTTCTCAAGCACAAATTCCCGCGGGTGCACGTGCTCAGCGAGGTAGCGAATATCACCAACGCCTCGCGCATGGCGCAAATCCTTGCGCAATCGGGCGCCCGCGTCATTTTCCATGCCGCCGCGTACAAGCACGTCCCGTTCATGGAACGGCATCCTTACGAGGCCATTAAAACCAATATCCTGGGCACCGAAATCCTGGCAGACCTCGCACTATCCCACGGCGTCGACAAATTCGTTTACATCTCAACCGATAAAGCCGTGAAACCCGGCAGTGTAATGGGCGCCACGAAGCGCCTGGCGGAAATCTATCTTCAACATTTAAGTAAGGAATATCCCTGCCAGACAAAGTTCGTTGTCACCCGTTTTGGAAATGTACTGGGTTCGAACGGCTCATTCCTGCTGCGTTTTGCACAACAAATCCGCGAGGGCGGGCCGGTAACCGTTACGCACCCTGATGCGCAGCGGTATATGATGACCGTCTCCGAAGCTTGCCAGCTCGTTCTGGAAGCGGCTGCCACCAGCCAGGGCAGTGAAATTCTGTCATTCGACATGGGCTGGCCGGTGAAGATTATGGATGTGGCGAAAAGAATGATCCGCCTTTCGGGGAAGGCTCATATCGAGGTTCAGTTCACCGGATTGAGGCCCGGTGAAAAACTATGCGAAGAACCGGCCGTGGAGGTTGGTGCGTTTGAAAAGGAATGTGGACAGATAAAAAGCATTCCTTTCTCCAAATCAATCGGTTTTTGCATGCGTCAATGCATGTCTGTTTTACAGGAAGCACTGGATTCCGGCCAGGCCGAACGTATGGTCGCCATCCTGAAAATGGCCATCCCGGACTACATCAGCGTCAACTCGGCCTTTACAAAACTGGATTTGAAGCGTAGCGTGCCGTTGCCCGGGTTACTTTTCAGGCAGGAAGCCGGTTATCCGCATCCATTGGAGGCACCGTCCGAACCATTCGTCGAATGAAGGCACTTTTGGGTAGCCATGTTGCCCCCTGGCGTAAATGTGCATGTCGGCGGCAATACCTTTGGCGTTCAATGCTTCGTAGAAGCGAAGGCTGTTGGATACCGGCACGACCGTATCGTCGCCCGCGTGGGTGAGATATGCCGGGGGCGTAGATGCCGTAACCTGCAAATCGTTGGAGAAATACCGCACACGCTCTGCAGATGGCGACGGCCCCAGCAGATTGGCGGAAGAACCCTTGTGCCCAATTTTTCCCTCAAAACTGATAACCGGGTAAACAAGCACCATGAAATCGGGACGGAGGCTCGTTTTTTGAGGATTGTCGATAAAACTGCTGTCATAATGCGTACCGGCCGTGGACGCCAGATGCCCGCCCGCCGAAAAGCCCATAATGCCGATCTTCGCAGGATCTACGTGCCATTCCTTCGCTCTTTCACGGACCGTCCTGATGGCCTGCTGCGCGTCTTGCAATGGCCCCATCGACTTATCCTTCATCGTACGGTCGCTTGGCAGGCGGTATTTCAGTACAAATGCGGCAATACCTTGCCTGTTCAGCTCCTTTGCCACGCGGTAGCCCTCCCGTTCGATCACCAGCACGCCGTAGCCGCCTCCGGGGCATACGATCACCGCCGTGCCGTTTCCCATACCTGCCGGCGGAAGGAACGCGGTAAGCGTAGGTATCGACACGTCCCGGACGACGTTGTCCTTGCTCGTCTCCTGGTTCTCCGCCTCGATCGCATTGGGAATCTTCCCCGGATAAAGCGGCATTTCGGTTTGCGCATGCAGCGCGACGGAGACGAACAGGGTAGCGCAAACGGCAGTTAACAGGCAGGATATCTTGGCCATTTCTATGGAATCGAAGAATTTGCAGTCGTATTTAATTTTTTTCTAATACCTTTTGAATAGTATTTCTGGCTAAATTTCGGTTACACTCAGAAACGCGGCTACCCCGAGCCGGGACGTGTTTATGCGCTTCGTCCTGTAACCGGTGGATAATTGGTTTAAGACAGGACCAACCAAAATATACCCGGTTCAACAACGCCGGCCGGCGGAAGCAGCAAGTGAACAGAATTGCACCATTCTATGTTATTCGACTAATTCTTTTATTATTAATATAATATTTACAAGAAATTCGGAAAGCGTTTCTTACTTTGGCTCATTGAACAATCAAAAAAATAACTAGTTTTGTAGAGTATCCTAATCATGCACTAGTTTCTTTGATAAGTTATAAATGGTCTTAAATCCACAAAAAGAATGAAATATACAGTACATGCAGAAGGCAGGTTTCAGTTTATCGACGAGGGAAAGGGCGAAACATTACTGCTTTTGCATGGCCTTTTCGGTGCATTGAGTAACTGGGATGGTATTATCGACCATTTTTCAAGTCGCTACCGGGTGGTTATTCCACTGCTTCCGATCTATGAACTTCCGCCGCGCGAGGCCGGTCTGGAAGCATTGCTCGCCTTTCTGGAAGACTTTGTTTCATTTAAAAATCTAATTAACGTTACGGTTATCGGTAACTCACTGGGCGGGCATATCGGCTTGCTGTACACCCTCAAAAACCAGGACAACGTACAACGGCTGGTTCTCACGGGGAGTTCGGGCCTGTTCGAGAACTCGATGGGTGGCTCCTTCCCGAAACGTGGAAGTTATGATTATATCAAGGAACGTGTAGCCTATACCTTCTACGATCCGGAGGTGGCCACGAAAGAGCTTATCGACGAAGTTTTTGAAACTACATCCAGTATTCCGAAGTGCATGAGCATCGTGGGCATCGCCAAATCGGCTCAGCGGCACAATCTTGCGAAGGATTTGCACCAGATCACGGTTCCTACGCTGCTTGTCTGGGGTTTGAACGACACGATCACGCCGCCACATGTAGGCTATGAATTCAACCGGCTGATTGCCAATTCGGAATTGTATTTTATCGATAAATGCTGCCATGCGCCGATGATGGAGCACCCGCACGAGTTCAATGTGATCCTGGAAAGCTTCCTCGAAAAACACGTGACAGTGCCGATGGCTTAAAACCAGGGAATTCCGGTGAAATTTCTTTTGTTACGATAGTTGATCTGTATATTGTTTTTTTATAGCTTCGGAAAATGACGTTCTGACCCATGCTCGCAGCCACTCTGATAAATCCCATGATCCCCGTGCTGAAACCGACCGATTCGGTGGGTACGGCTTTGGATTGGATGGATGAATTCGGGGTAAAACAGCTTGTCGTTGCCGATTCGGGCGTTTACCAGGGCATTGTTTCGGAAGACATTCTTTTCGACATCCCCGATATCGCCGAGCATCTTTCCAAGGTCATCATCCAGCATAAGGACATTTTCGCGACGGAAGACCAGCACCCTTACGAACTGCTGCGGCTTGTGAACCAGTTCGGGCTGGTGGTTATCCCCGTGTTGCATGAGGACCGCACATTTGCCGGCAGCATTCTCGTCAACGACCTTGTCGAACGCTTCGTAAACGAGCTGGGCGTTCAGGAAAAAGGCGCCGTTATCGTGCTCAAAATTGAGGAAAGAAGCTATTCGCTTTCCGAAGTCAGCCGTTTGATCGAATCCAATGGCGTGAAAGTGCTCAGCAGTTACTATTCTTCCGGAGAAGTTTATAACCCCACCAACGAGGCCCGGCTAACGCTGAAACTGAACCGGACCCACATTACTCCTATTATCGCCACGCTGGAACGCTTCGGGTATGAAATCGAGGAAGCGCACGCCAACGACCCCATCGAAAGCCTCGATCAGGAACGCCTGGATATGCTTTTGCGGTACCTGGCTACCTAGGCATCCCGCAACCGGCAAATGTTCCTGCGGCTTTTGAATCGGCATATTTGTCGCGTATCTTTCGGGTGAAACCACAAGTTTTACTTTTTTCTGCATGAAGATCGCCATTCACGGACGCAACTTTAATGAGTCCGCAAGACCTTTCATTGAAAACATGTTTGATGAACTGTCACGCCGGAAAGTTGAGGTTCAGCTGTCAAAGTCTTTCCGGACGTTCCTGGATCAGGCCGGCATTTCGCATCACTCCGAGCTCGTTTACGAAAAGCCGGAGGAACTTTTCGACGCGCGGCTGGTGGTAAGCATGGGTGGCGACGGCACATTACTGGAAACGATTTCGCACGTCGGCAAACGCCAGACACCCGCCATCGGGATCAATGTAGGCCGCCTGGGGTTCCTGGCAACCGTTTCGCCCGAGCGCATTACCGACATGATCGCCGCACTCGAAACCAGCCAGTTCCGCATCGACGAACGTACATTAGTAGAGGTAGAATCCAATATCGATCTTTTCGACGGCCTGAATTTCGGTTTGAACGATTTCACGATCACCAAAACGGATACATCGTCGATGATTACGGTGCACACGTACCTGAACGACGAATTTCTCAACTCCTATTGGGCCGACGGCCTGATCGTATCTACGCCTACCGGCTCGACGGGCTATTCGCTGAGCTGCGGCGGACCGGTGCTCGTACCGCACTCACAGAATTTTATCGTTACGCCTATCAGTCCGCATAACCTGAACGTGCGTCCGCTCGTGGTCGAAGATACGGCCGTGATCCGCCTGGAAGTAAAAAGCCGCAGCAGCAACTTCCTCGTCTCGCTCGACGCTCGGTCTCGCATTGTCGACGAAAATACGCAGCTGCTCGTACGCAAAGCCGGTTTCATTGCCCGGTTGATCAAAATGAAAGACGACAGTTTTTTGAATACATTAAGAAACAAGCTATCGTGGGGCCTCGATATGCGGAATTAGGCCTATGAAATTTCAGTTCTGACACCTATGCAGCTTACCTACCACACTTTTGACCTGCAACTGAAACACACCTTCACCATCGCGCACGACTCGCGCGATGTGCAGCAGACGCTGATCGTGCAACTGAACGACGGCCTATATTCGGGGCTGGGCGAAGCTACTTCCAATCCCTATTACGGCGTCACGATCGAAAACATGATCGCCGCGCTGGAAACCGTGAAGGAAATTGTCGAAAAAGGCGATTACAGCTCGGCGGAGGAACTTTGGACGATTACACACCCTTACCTTCTCGGTAACTCTTTCGCACAATGCGCATTGGACGAAGCGGCACAGGATTATTTTGCCAAAAAGAAAGGCCGGAAGCTGTACGAAAGCTGGGGCCTTTCTCCGGAGCGCATTCCCATGACAAATTTCACTATCGGGATTGACACCGTGGAGAAAATGGTAGCCAAGATGCGCGAACTCCCCTGGCCTATTTATAAGATCAAGCTCGGGACCGACGAAGACCTCCGCATTGTTCAGGAATTAAGGAAAAATACCGACGCGATCTTCCGGGTCGATGCCAATTGTGGCTGGACAGCGAAAAAAACCATTGAGGTAGCACCGAAGCTGGCTGCATTAGGCGTAGAGTTTATCGAACAGCCGCTTCCCGCCGACGATATCCGGGGCATGAAAGAAGTATTTGCGGAGAGCGCATTGCCCGTTATTGCCGATGAAAGCTGCATTACCGAAGATGACGTTGAAAAATGCCACGGCCTGTTCCATGGGGTTAATGTAAAACTTACCAAATGCGGCGGGCCTACCGCCGCGCTGCGGATGCTCGCCAAAGCCAGGACCCTCGGTATGAAAACGATGGTCGGCTGCATGACCGAAACCAGTGTAGGCATTTCCGTCATCGCGCATTTACTTCCGCTGCTCGATTATGTGGATATGGACGGCTCTCTGCTGATTCGTAACGATCCGGCTACCGGCGTAACCTTCGATTTCGGCAAAGTGATCTATGCCGGAGGAAACGGCACGGGCGCTGCCCTGAAACCGGAATTCCAGTAATCCGCGCCGTGAAAATCTACCACACCAGCAAACTCCCGGGCAGGACCGTCGAGACATCCGACGGGCGGGAATTTTTATGGTTCAGTGGAACGGATTACCTTGGAATGGGGCACAACGAAGACCTTCGTAGATATATGCTGTTAGCTACGGAAACTTTCGGAAATCATTACGGCGGTTCCAGAAACAACAGTTTGAGGCTCGATATCTATAATGAGACGGAGCAACAACTATCCGATTTTCTGCAAACCCGCGCCGCCTTGATCGTTTCTTCGGGTATGTGGGCCGGGCAACTGCTCATGAAAGAAATAGAGGACATCGCCCGAAGGAATTCCCGTCCAAAAGAGATCGTCTACCACTACGCTCCGGGGGTTCATCCGGCACTATGGGGCAATGCGTTCCAGCGAACCAATGCGGAATGGCGGGAGTGGGCAGTACAAACGGTCGGGGAAATCAACGCTTCCGATTCCGGCGTTTCACACATCATATGCACGGATGCGGTAGGTTCGCCGATGGTAGAGACCTATGATTTTACTCTTTTCGATACGCTTCAAAACCCATCGGATGTGTGGCTGATAATCGACGAGTCGCATTCGCTAGGCGTGCTCGGTATGGGAGGCAGGGGCGTCGCTTCGGGCATCGGCGAAAAGCTATTGCCGCAAACCATTTTCGTTTCGTCGCTGAACAAAGCCCTGGGAATTCCGGCAGGAGCTATCTGGGGAGCCGACAGCGTGGTGGAAACGGTGCGGAAATCGCCCTGGTACGCCGGCGCTTCCCCACCCGCACCTGCGTACGCATTCGCGCTGGGAATGCTGCTCAAAGAAAACAAATATGTGGCTGCACATACATTGCTGACGGAGAACATAGCGTATTTCAATCGGCATACAAGCGGCGACATGCATTTCAGAACGATACCCGGATATCCGGTATTCTGCTCATCCAGCGCGGCGCTGTTCGATCATCTGCTCGAAAACGGCATTATGGCCTCGTGCTTCCCCTACCCTTCGCCAGCAGATGCTCCGGTAACGCGGATTGCGATTACCGGTTTGCACCAAAAAAGAAGACCTCGACCGGCTGGCCGAGGTCTGTATGCGGTTTATCGCTTAATAGCTTATCAATCTTCGGTGGTTGTCCCTCCCAGTTTGGCGAGCCGCTTCTCCTCGCGCAGTTTCTCGCGTTCCACTTTTGCCGACACCATGATACTCACCTCGTAAAGCAGGAACAACGGTATTGCCACGAGGATCTGGCTGTAAATATCCGGTGAAGGTGTAATGATCGCAGCTACGATCAGGATGACGATCATGGAATGCTTGCGGTATTCTTTCATAAACGACGGTGTCAGCACGCCGATTTTGGACAATACAAATACTACAATAGGCAACTGGAACGCAACGCCGCAAGCGAGCGTCAGCGTCGATACCAGCGATATGTAGGAAGCAAGGCTGAACTCGTTGATGATCGAGGGATCGAGCGTATAATTTGCGAGGAAGTTGATGGCGAGCGGCGACACGACGTAGTAACCAAAAAGCACACCGGAAAAAAACAGGAATGTCACATAAAATACCGCCCCGCGTGCCGAACGCTTTTCGGACGGCTTCAAACCCGGCTCGATAAACCGCCACAGCTCCCAGAAAGCATAGGGAAACGCAAACACCAGACCGGCAATCAACGCCGACGTCATACTCATCGTAAACGCGTCGCCCATACCGATAAGCTGCAACTTGAAATTCAGCGACTTAACGCAAAGGTCATCATAGCCCGTAATTTCCGACAGCTTGCAAAGCATCCGGTACGTCCAGAAATCGGGCCGGGAAGGCGCTACGATCACATAATGGTAGATTTCCTGAATGTAGATAAATGCGATGATAGCAAACACCAGAATCGAAGCGCCGGCACGGATTACATGCCATCTTAATTCTTCGAGATGCGAGAGGAACGACATCTCCTTGCCATCGCCATCCTCCTCTTCTTCTCGTTCAAAATCCTGGTCCAGGGACATACTTTAAATTATTACTAGAACTCAATCTACGTGGAAAATTCAAAACAGGATCACTGCCTGTTTACTAAAAGCTGAAATTACTTAAAAAACCCGTCGAAGTAATCCGGCGGGTTTTTCATTCATGTGTTTCTGAATGGATTAATCCATTACGAAAGGATAATCGTTTTCAACATACACGTCGGTGTACGCCTCTTTCGGATCCGGCCATTCCGATTCCTCGGCGAACTGCACGGCTTCCGCAACGATATCTTTTACTTTCTTATCGATGTTTTCGAGTTCTTCTTCGGTAGCGATTTTGTTTTCGAGGATCACCGCACGGATCTGCTCGATAGGGTCGCGGTGTTTGTATTCCTCTACCTCCTCTTTCGAACGGTATTTCTGCGGGTCGGACATCGAATGTCCGCGGTAGCGATAAGTGCGGAATTCAAGGAAAGTCGGGCCATCCCCTTTGCGTGCGCGTTCTGCCGCACGGGAAACCGCTTCGTGAATCGCTTCGACACTCATACCATCAACCGGCTCCGAA harbors:
- the tatC gene encoding twin-arginine translocase subunit TatC translates to MSLDQDFEREEEEDGDGKEMSFLSHLEELRWHVIRAGASILVFAIIAFIYIQEIYHYVIVAPSRPDFWTYRMLCKLSEITGYDDLCVKSLNFKLQLIGMGDAFTMSMTSALIAGLVFAFPYAFWELWRFIEPGLKPSEKRSARGAVFYVTFLFFSGVLFGYYVVSPLAINFLANYTLDPSIINEFSLASYISLVSTLTLACGVAFQLPIVVFVLSKIGVLTPSFMKEYRKHSMIVILIVAAIITPSPDIYSQILVAIPLFLLYEVSIMVSAKVEREKLREEKRLAKLGGTTTED
- a CDS encoding dipeptide epimerase, with product MQLTYHTFDLQLKHTFTIAHDSRDVQQTLIVQLNDGLYSGLGEATSNPYYGVTIENMIAALETVKEIVEKGDYSSAEELWTITHPYLLGNSFAQCALDEAAQDYFAKKKGRKLYESWGLSPERIPMTNFTIGIDTVEKMVAKMRELPWPIYKIKLGTDEDLRIVQELRKNTDAIFRVDANCGWTAKKTIEVAPKLAALGVEFIEQPLPADDIRGMKEVFAESALPVIADESCITEDDVEKCHGLFHGVNVKLTKCGGPTAALRMLAKARTLGMKTMVGCMTETSVGISVIAHLLPLLDYVDMDGSLLIRNDPATGVTFDFGKVIYAGGNGTGAALKPEFQ
- a CDS encoding polysaccharide biosynthesis protein, which encodes MQTKQHTYPFGTFAPEDLLGREPVVLDPRNIIREMRDRIVMITGAAGTIGSELASQVCTYAPAKVILVDQAETPLHDLDLFLKHKFPRVHVLSEVANITNASRMAQILAQSGARVIFHAAAYKHVPFMERHPYEAIKTNILGTEILADLALSHGVDKFVYISTDKAVKPGSVMGATKRLAEIYLQHLSKEYPCQTKFVVTRFGNVLGSNGSFLLRFAQQIREGGPVTVTHPDAQRYMMTVSEACQLVLEAAATSQGSEILSFDMGWPVKIMDVAKRMIRLSGKAHIEVQFTGLRPGEKLCEEPAVEVGAFEKECGQIKSIPFSKSIGFCMRQCMSVLQEALDSGQAERMVAILKMAIPDYISVNSAFTKLDLKRSVPLPGLLFRQEAGYPHPLEAPSEPFVE
- a CDS encoding CBS domain-containing protein, translated to MLAATLINPMIPVLKPTDSVGTALDWMDEFGVKQLVVADSGVYQGIVSEDILFDIPDIAEHLSKVIIQHKDIFATEDQHPYELLRLVNQFGLVVIPVLHEDRTFAGSILVNDLVERFVNELGVQEKGAVIVLKIEERSYSLSEVSRLIESNGVKVLSSYYSSGEVYNPTNEARLTLKLNRTHITPIIATLERFGYEIEEAHANDPIESLDQERLDMLLRYLAT
- a CDS encoding alpha/beta hydrolase, with translation MKYTVHAEGRFQFIDEGKGETLLLLHGLFGALSNWDGIIDHFSSRYRVVIPLLPIYELPPREAGLEALLAFLEDFVSFKNLINVTVIGNSLGGHIGLLYTLKNQDNVQRLVLTGSSGLFENSMGGSFPKRGSYDYIKERVAYTFYDPEVATKELIDEVFETTSSIPKCMSIVGIAKSAQRHNLAKDLHQITVPTLLVWGLNDTITPPHVGYEFNRLIANSELYFIDKCCHAPMMEHPHEFNVILESFLEKHVTVPMA
- a CDS encoding aminotransferase class I/II-fold pyridoxal phosphate-dependent enzyme; the encoded protein is MKIYHTSKLPGRTVETSDGREFLWFSGTDYLGMGHNEDLRRYMLLATETFGNHYGGSRNNSLRLDIYNETEQQLSDFLQTRAALIVSSGMWAGQLLMKEIEDIARRNSRPKEIVYHYAPGVHPALWGNAFQRTNAEWREWAVQTVGEINASDSGVSHIICTDAVGSPMVETYDFTLFDTLQNPSDVWLIIDESHSLGVLGMGGRGVASGIGEKLLPQTIFVSSLNKALGIPAGAIWGADSVVETVRKSPWYAGASPPAPAYAFALGMLLKENKYVAAHTLLTENIAYFNRHTSGDMHFRTIPGYPVFCSSSAALFDHLLENGIMASCFPYPSPADAPVTRIAITGLHQKRRPRPAGRGLYAVYRLIAYQSSVVVPPSLASRFSSRSFSRSTFADTMILTS
- a CDS encoding alpha/beta hydrolase encodes the protein MAKISCLLTAVCATLFVSVALHAQTEMPLYPGKIPNAIEAENQETSKDNVVRDVSIPTLTAFLPPAGMGNGTAVIVCPGGGYGVLVIEREGYRVAKELNRQGIAAFVLKYRLPSDRTMKDKSMGPLQDAQQAIRTVRERAKEWHVDPAKIGIMGFSAGGHLASTAGTHYDSSFIDNPQKTSLRPDFMVLVYPVISFEGKIGHKGSSANLLGPSPSAERVRYFSNDLQVTASTPPAYLTHAGDDTVVPVSNSLRFYEALNAKGIAADMHIYARGQHGYPKVPSFDEWFGRCLQWMRITGFLPEK
- a CDS encoding NAD kinase, giving the protein MKIAIHGRNFNESARPFIENMFDELSRRKVEVQLSKSFRTFLDQAGISHHSELVYEKPEELFDARLVVSMGGDGTLLETISHVGKRQTPAIGINVGRLGFLATVSPERITDMIAALETSQFRIDERTLVEVESNIDLFDGLNFGLNDFTITKTDTSSMITVHTYLNDEFLNSYWADGLIVSTPTGSTGYSLSCGGPVLVPHSQNFIVTPISPHNLNVRPLVVEDTAVIRLEVKSRSSNFLVSLDARSRIVDENTQLLVRKAGFIARLIKMKDDSFLNTLRNKLSWGLDMRN